The stretch of DNA TTCGATTATTGATTTGAGCGAGAGGGGGCATCAGCCGATGATATGGTTGGGTCAAGGGATCCAACCCACCCAAGCAACTGGCGGCAGATTGGGTCCCTTGACCCAATCTTTGGCCATCGTATTCAACGGCGAAATTTATAATTTTAAAGAAATAAAAAAAGAGTTATCGGATTATCAATTTAAATCCGAATCAGATACAGAGGTGATTTTGGCAGCTTATGATAAATGGGGTAAAGAATGTTTACAAAAATTGAATGGGATTTTTGCCTTTGCGATTTGGGACAAGGAGAAGAAGGAGTTGTTTTTGGCGCGGGATAGGGTCGGTGTCAAACCTTTGTATTATTATTTTAAGAATGACAAATTCATTTTCTCATCTGAAATTAAGGCGATTCTTGAACATTCTTGCGTGAAGCGTGAAATTGATTTGGAAGCATTGAATCACTATTTTCGGGTTTTATATGTGCCTGGGCCGTTGACGATGTTTAAGGAGATTAAGAAGTTGGAACCGGGATGTTATTTATCATTAAAATATGGGCAAGTAACAATAAAACGATATTGGGATATTAATGAGAGGAGTGACGAAGCGAACCGCAGTGAGCTTCGTTATCGTGGGATACAGACGAATATCCAAGATTTAATGCTGGATGCGGTGGGGATGCAGTTGGTGAGTGATCGGCCATTGGGCGTGTTTTTGTCGGGCGGGATTGATTCTACCAGTGTTTTAGGGAATATGGTAAAATTAGGACACAGGAAAATTAAAACTTTTTCAGTTGGGTTTGATGTTAATGATCCCAATGATAAATTTAACGGAGATTTTAATTTAGCGAGGCAGACTGCGAAACATTATAATACTGAACATCATGAAATAAAAATCTCAGCCAAAGATATTCTGGAAAACATAGAAGATGTTATCAGGCATCTTGACGAGCCGATTTGTAATACAACACAGGTGGCAACATATTTGCTATCTAAGTTTGCCAAAGAAAAAGTGGCCGTGGTTTTGGGCGGCGATGGCGGGGATGAGCTTTTTGGGGGCTATGAAAGATATAGATTGAGTTATGTTATGAGTAAAATGGGTGTTTTGGCAAAGCTAGGCAAGTTGTTTGGTAAGAATTTAGATTATCCAAAAGGAATAGAAAGATATGCGAAATTTATGTTTCAGGATGGAAATGAGGTAAATCGAGTTTTGAGTAAAGGAGTGAATAAAGCGAGATTGACTCATGATTTTTATAAAAACAAGTTTGAAGAAATAGAGAAACAAATCCCCCTTCGCCAAGGCTTCGGGGGACAGGGAAATAAAGAAACTAAGGGTACGAACGATACGCATGGAAGTTTGAAGAAGGATTTTGAGAAGCAGTTTATGATGATGGATTTTAAAACTTGGTTAGTTGATGAATCATTAATGCGGACTGATAAAATGACCATGGCTTTTGGCTTGGAGCAAAGAGTGCCGATTTTGGATCATCGGCTGGTGGAATTGGCGTATCAAATTCCCAGCAA from Patescibacteria group bacterium encodes:
- the asnB gene encoding asparagine synthase (glutamine-hydrolyzing); the protein is MCGINGFNFKDEKLIQKMNEQVKHRGPDDSGFWVDDGISLGHQRLSIIDLSERGHQPMIWLGQGIQPTQATGGRLGPLTQSLAIVFNGEIYNFKEIKKELSDYQFKSESDTEVILAAYDKWGKECLQKLNGIFAFAIWDKEKKELFLARDRVGVKPLYYYFKNDKFIFSSEIKAILEHSCVKREIDLEALNHYFRVLYVPGPLTMFKEIKKLEPGCYLSLKYGQVTIKRYWDINERSDEANRSELRYRGIQTNIQDLMLDAVGMQLVSDRPLGVFLSGGIDSTSVLGNMVKLGHRKIKTFSVGFDVNDPNDKFNGDFNLARQTAKHYNTEHHEIKISAKDILENIEDVIRHLDEPICNTTQVATYLLSKFAKEKVAVVLGGDGGDELFGGYERYRLSYVMSKMGVLAKLGKLFGKNLDYPKGIERYAKFMFQDGNEVNRVLSKGVNKARLTHDFYKNKFEEIEKQIPLRQGFGGQGNKETKGTNDTHGSLKKDFEKQFMMMDFKTWLVDESLMRTDKMTMAFGLEQRVPILDHRLVELAYQIPSKMKLGILKNQTKLIWKQAMDEFLPEHVKKSAHKKVWLAPMSEWLRTDLKGWAKEVLSKDYVDTSEYINFREVQKMFDDHCERRKYNLHLIWAVITFQLWYRRFIIDN